A single window of Rhizobium sp. SL42 DNA harbors:
- a CDS encoding ABC transporter substrate-binding protein: MTDYLKYLAKGATTGGISRREFMGRALAAGVSLTVASQLFADSAQAQEPKRGGHLKLGLEGGSATDSNDPAKFLSQVMFCIGRCWGDMLVESEPLTGQPVPALAESWEPSADASTWTFKIRKGVKFHDGKDLTIEDVVKTLQRHTDEKSESGALGVMKSIKEIKADGDNLVLTLTEGNADLPLLLTDYHLVIQPNGGYDDPSSANGTGPYKMTSFEPGVRATFERNKEDWRTDRGFVDSIEIIGINDATARIAALSSGQVHYINRVDPKTVSLLKRAPTVEILSTSGRGHYVFIMHCNTAPFDNNDLRMALKYSMDRETMVEKILGGYGKVGNDFPINETYALFPEGIEQRAYDPDKAAFHYKKSGHSGPVLLRTSDVAFPGAVDAAVLYQESAKKAGIEIEVKREPGDGYWSNVWNVQPYSTSYWGGRPTQDQMYSTAYLSTADWNDTRFLRPDFDKILLEARSELDEAKRKEMYRDMAMMVRDEGGLILPMFNDFVNAASKQVKGYVHDIGNDMSNGYVATRVWLDA, encoded by the coding sequence ATGACTGACTATCTGAAATATCTCGCCAAGGGCGCCACCACCGGCGGCATTAGCCGCCGCGAATTCATGGGTCGTGCGCTTGCCGCCGGCGTATCCTTGACCGTCGCAAGCCAGCTCTTCGCAGACAGCGCCCAGGCCCAGGAGCCGAAGCGCGGCGGCCATCTCAAGCTCGGCCTCGAAGGCGGCTCGGCCACTGACAGCAACGACCCGGCCAAGTTTCTCTCGCAGGTGATGTTCTGCATCGGCCGTTGCTGGGGCGACATGCTGGTCGAATCCGAGCCTCTGACCGGCCAGCCGGTGCCGGCGCTGGCCGAAAGCTGGGAGCCTTCGGCCGACGCATCGACCTGGACCTTCAAGATCCGCAAGGGCGTCAAGTTCCACGACGGCAAGGATCTGACGATCGAAGACGTCGTGAAGACCTTGCAGCGCCACACCGACGAAAAGTCGGAATCCGGCGCGCTTGGTGTCATGAAGTCGATCAAGGAAATCAAGGCCGACGGCGACAATCTCGTGCTGACCCTGACTGAAGGCAATGCCGACCTGCCGCTGCTGTTGACCGACTACCACCTCGTCATCCAGCCGAACGGCGGCTACGACGACCCAAGCTCGGCAAACGGCACCGGTCCGTACAAGATGACCAGCTTCGAGCCCGGCGTCCGCGCCACGTTCGAGCGCAACAAGGAAGACTGGCGCACCGATCGCGGCTTCGTCGATTCGATCGAGATCATCGGCATCAACGACGCCACCGCCCGTATCGCGGCGCTGTCCTCCGGCCAAGTTCACTATATCAACCGCGTCGATCCGAAGACCGTATCACTGTTGAAGCGCGCCCCGACCGTTGAAATTCTCTCGACTTCGGGCCGCGGCCACTACGTCTTCATCATGCATTGCAACACCGCGCCGTTCGACAACAACGACCTGCGCATGGCGTTGAAATACTCGATGGACCGCGAAACCATGGTCGAGAAGATCCTCGGCGGCTATGGTAAAGTCGGCAACGACTTCCCGATCAACGAGACCTATGCGCTCTTCCCCGAAGGCATCGAGCAGCGCGCCTATGATCCGGACAAGGCCGCCTTCCACTACAAGAAGTCCGGCCACAGCGGCCCCGTCCTGCTGCGCACCTCCGACGTCGCCTTCCCCGGCGCTGTCGATGCAGCTGTTCTTTACCAGGAAAGCGCCAAGAAGGCCGGCATCGAGATCGAGGTCAAGCGCGAGCCGGGCGATGGCTACTGGTCCAACGTCTGGAACGTGCAACCTTATTCCACCTCCTATTGGGGCGGTCGCCCGACCCAGGACCAGATGTATTCCACGGCCTATCTTTCGACCGCTGACTGGAACGACACCCGTTTCCTGCGTCCCGACTTCGACAAGATCCTGCTGGAAGCCCGCTCGGAACTCGACGAGGCCAAGCGCAAGGAAATGTATCGCGACATGGCGATGATGGTCCGCGACGAAGGCGGCCTGATCCTGCCGATGTTCAACGACTTCGTGAACGCCGCCTCCAAGCAGGTGAAGGGTTATGTGCACGACATCGGCAACGACATGTCGAATGGCTATGTCGCAACCCGCGTCTGGCTCGACGCCTGA
- a CDS encoding ABC transporter permease: MTGAGPTNGPATPNDAPGAEEPRVAIIAGGPALLTGSGAKGATAGGIRLLRSPLASLILQRLALSVALLFAVSILIFGGVEALPGDFATTYLGQSATPQAVDNIRKDLGLDKPLTERYVTWLSGAVQGDFGTSWASRNSVSEQIGKRLGNSLFLAFFAAIVSVPLAIGLGMLAVQYRNRLPDRIINIVSLAAISLPEFFIGYLLILFFAVNLGIATFPSTVYDSMTFVERLKAIALPVTTLVLVVLAHMMRMTRAAILSVMSSAYVETAELKGLSSLRIIARHAAPNAIAPVITVVALNLAYLVVGVVVVEVVFVYPGMGQYMVDAVTVRDMPVVQACGLIFAAFYILLNMAADILAILANPRLRHPR; encoded by the coding sequence ATGACGGGCGCTGGACCGACAAACGGTCCGGCCACGCCGAATGATGCGCCCGGGGCTGAAGAGCCCCGGGTCGCGATCATTGCGGGTGGACCGGCACTTCTGACGGGGAGCGGAGCAAAGGGCGCCACCGCTGGCGGTATCCGGCTCCTGCGCAGCCCGCTCGCATCGCTGATCTTACAACGCCTCGCCCTCAGCGTGGCGTTGCTGTTTGCCGTCTCCATATTGATATTCGGCGGTGTCGAAGCCCTTCCAGGCGATTTCGCCACGACATATCTCGGCCAGTCGGCAACGCCCCAGGCGGTTGACAACATCCGCAAGGATCTCGGCCTCGACAAGCCGCTGACCGAGCGCTACGTCACCTGGCTGAGCGGGGCTGTGCAGGGCGATTTCGGCACGTCCTGGGCCAGCCGAAATTCGGTCAGCGAACAGATCGGCAAGCGGCTCGGCAATTCTCTCTTCCTCGCCTTCTTTGCCGCCATCGTCTCCGTTCCACTGGCGATCGGCCTTGGCATGCTCGCCGTGCAATACCGCAACCGCCTGCCCGATCGCATCATCAACATCGTCTCGCTGGCGGCGATCTCCCTGCCGGAATTCTTCATCGGCTACCTGCTGATCCTGTTCTTCGCCGTCAATCTCGGCATCGCGACCTTCCCGTCCACCGTCTATGACAGCATGACCTTCGTCGAGAGGCTGAAGGCGATCGCGCTCCCGGTCACCACGTTGGTTCTGGTCGTGCTCGCCCACATGATGCGCATGACCCGCGCGGCCATTCTCAGTGTCATGTCATCCGCCTATGTCGAAACCGCCGAGTTGAAGGGCCTGTCGAGCCTGCGCATCATCGCCCGCCATGCAGCACCAAACGCGATTGCCCCCGTCATCACCGTCGTTGCACTCAACCTTGCCTATCTGGTGGTCGGCGTCGTCGTGGTCGAGGTGGTCTTCGTCTATCCCGGCATGGGCCAGTACATGGTCGATGCCGTGACGGTGCGCGACATGCCGGTGGTGCAGGCCTGCGGCCTGATCTTCGCCGCCTTCTATATCCTGCTCAACATGGCAGCCGATATCCTCGCCATTCTTGCCAACCCCCGGCTGAGGCATCCAAGATGA
- a CDS encoding ABC transporter permease, with the protein MRFRAIPLSAWIGILGIAIAVFAAIFADLIAPYGEREIVGEIWLPMGGDFLLGTDNLGRDLLSRLIFGARTTISVALAASILCFSLGMILSFTAAVTGGVVDQILSRLNDLMMSVPALILALVILAVLPQNIFILITVMAVIDSTRVYRLGRAVALDVAVMEFVEAAKLRGEGKIWIIFREILPNTLSPLLAEFGLRFAFSILFLSTLSFLGLGIQPPAADWGGMVKDNKDGIIFGISAALVPGGAIAALAVCVNLVVDWLLKRTSSLKGGRGDA; encoded by the coding sequence ATGAGATTTCGCGCAATCCCCCTCAGCGCCTGGATCGGCATTCTCGGCATCGCCATCGCCGTATTCGCCGCCATCTTCGCCGATCTCATCGCACCCTACGGCGAACGCGAAATTGTCGGCGAGATCTGGCTGCCCATGGGTGGCGACTTCCTTCTGGGCACCGACAATCTCGGACGCGATCTCCTTTCGCGCCTGATCTTCGGCGCCCGCACGACGATCAGTGTGGCGCTGGCAGCCAGCATCCTGTGTTTCTCGCTCGGCATGATCCTCAGCTTCACCGCCGCAGTCACCGGCGGCGTGGTCGACCAGATCCTGTCACGTCTCAACGACCTGATGATGTCGGTGCCGGCCCTGATCCTGGCGCTTGTTATCCTAGCCGTCCTGCCGCAGAACATTTTCATCCTGATCACCGTCATGGCGGTGATCGACTCGACCCGTGTCTACCGCCTGGGCCGTGCCGTGGCGCTCGATGTGGCTGTTATGGAATTTGTCGAGGCAGCCAAGCTGCGTGGCGAAGGCAAGATCTGGATCATCTTCCGCGAAATCCTGCCCAATACGCTCTCGCCGCTGCTCGCCGAGTTCGGCCTGCGTTTCGCATTCTCGATCCTGTTCCTCTCCACCCTCTCCTTCCTCGGCCTCGGCATCCAGCCGCCGGCCGCCGATTGGGGTGGCATGGTCAAGGACAACAAGGACGGCATCATTTTCGGCATTTCCGCAGCCCTCGTTCCCGGCGGGGCGATCGCCGCCCTGGCGGTCTGTGTCAATCTGGTCGTCGACTGGCTGCTCAAGCGCACGTCCAGCCTGAAAGGAGGACGTGGAGATGCGTGA
- a CDS encoding ABC transporter ATP-binding protein, with protein sequence MRELLSVRNLKIEATSYPPGAPPRRVTLVDGVSFDLAKGRVLGLIGESGAGKSTIGLSALAYGRGGAEITGGQVILDGIDILPLGKNGIRKIRGARVCYVAQSAAAAFNPAHKLGNQVIEATVMHGLMSREEARKRALYLFQVLGLPSPETFGDRFPHQVSGGQLQRAMTAMALCSNPELIVFDEPTTALDVTTQIDVLAAIKHAIEETQTAALYITHDLAVVAQISDDIMVLRHGKTVEYGPVQQIIEQPKEDYTRALVNVRQTARDEAPDQTNTLLKVEHVSAQYSNGFKVLHDVSLHLPKGQTLAIVGESGSGKSTLARVITGLLPHTEGSVTFDGMQMTPALKSRLREDLRRIQLIYQMADTAMNPRQTVRDIIGRPLTFYYGLRGAAKTARVKELLDQIEMGSGFVDRYPAELSGGQKQRVAIARALAAKPELILCDEPTSALDPLVAEGILKLLLRLQQEEQLSYVFITHDIGIVRAIADSVAVMHRGNLVRFGPKSKVLTPPFDDYTDLLLKSVPEMEIGWLEKVLATRRMASAGN encoded by the coding sequence ATGCGTGAACTTCTATCCGTCAGGAACCTCAAGATCGAGGCAACCAGCTATCCCCCCGGCGCACCACCCAGACGCGTGACGTTGGTCGACGGCGTTTCATTCGATCTGGCCAAGGGCAGGGTGCTCGGCCTCATCGGCGAATCCGGCGCCGGCAAATCGACCATCGGTCTCTCGGCACTCGCCTATGGCCGGGGCGGTGCGGAAATCACCGGCGGTCAGGTCATCCTCGATGGCATCGACATCCTGCCTCTGGGAAAGAATGGCATCCGCAAGATCCGAGGCGCCCGCGTCTGTTATGTCGCGCAGTCTGCGGCTGCCGCATTCAACCCCGCCCACAAGCTCGGCAACCAGGTCATCGAGGCAACGGTCATGCACGGCCTGATGAGCCGCGAGGAAGCCCGCAAGCGCGCCCTCTACCTGTTTCAGGTGCTCGGCCTGCCCAGTCCCGAGACCTTCGGCGACCGTTTCCCGCACCAGGTCTCCGGCGGCCAGTTGCAGCGCGCCATGACCGCCATGGCGCTCTGCTCGAACCCGGAACTGATCGTCTTCGACGAACCGACAACTGCGCTTGACGTCACAACTCAGATCGACGTGCTGGCCGCCATCAAGCATGCGATCGAGGAAACCCAGACCGCCGCTCTTTACATCACCCATGACCTCGCCGTCGTTGCCCAGATATCCGACGACATCATGGTCCTGCGCCACGGCAAGACCGTCGAATACGGGCCGGTGCAGCAGATCATCGAGCAGCCGAAGGAAGACTACACGCGCGCGCTGGTCAATGTCCGCCAGACGGCACGCGACGAAGCCCCCGACCAGACGAACACCCTGCTCAAGGTCGAGCATGTCAGCGCCCAGTATTCGAACGGCTTCAAGGTGCTACACGATGTTTCTCTGCACCTGCCGAAAGGCCAGACCCTGGCGATCGTCGGCGAATCCGGTTCGGGAAAATCGACACTTGCCCGCGTCATCACCGGTCTCCTGCCGCATACCGAAGGTAGCGTCACCTTCGACGGAATGCAGATGACCCCGGCCCTGAAGAGCCGTTTGCGTGAGGACCTGCGCCGCATCCAACTGATCTACCAGATGGCGGATACGGCAATGAACCCGCGCCAGACGGTGCGCGACATCATCGGCCGACCTCTGACCTTCTACTACGGCCTGCGAGGCGCTGCGAAGACCGCCCGGGTAAAGGAACTGCTCGACCAGATTGAAATGGGCTCCGGCTTCGTCGATCGATATCCGGCGGAACTGTCCGGTGGCCAGAAGCAACGCGTGGCAATCGCAAGGGCGCTCGCTGCCAAGCCGGAACTCATCCTCTGCGACGAACCGACATCGGCGCTCGACCCGCTGGTTGCCGAAGGCATCCTGAAGCTGCTGCTGCGGCTGCAGCAGGAAGAACAGCTTTCCTACGTCTTCATCACCCATGACATCGGCATCGTCCGTGCCATCGCCGATTCCGTCGCCGTCATGCATCGCGGCAATCTGGTCCGTTTCGGTCCGAAATCGAAAGTGCTCACACCACCCTTCGACGACTACACCGACCTGCTGCTGAAATCCGTCCCGGAGATGGAAATCGGCTGGCTGGAAAAGGTGCTGGCGACCCGCAGGATGGCAAGTGCCGGCAACTGA
- a CDS encoding CocE/NonD family hydrolase codes for MTARPFTVIENQWITLADGTRLAARIWMPDGADADPVPAVFEFLPYRKRDGTSPRDESTYPVFAAAGIAGVRVDIRGSGESDGVIDGEYTELELANACELIAWIADQPWSNGSVGMMGISWGGFNCLQVAALGPPALKAVISIASTTDRYNDDIHYKNGTHLSAQLSWAGTMLAYQSRAPDPEIVGDRWRDMWRERLENEPFFMEEWLTHQRRDGFWKHGSIGENFCAVEVPSLVIAGWADGYRNTPLLAVEGMSDRAKALIGPWVHKYPHFAWPKPRADFHGEAIAFWNRWLRGEENGVENLPQARAYILEGPKPAPRRDVDPGFWISKDTWQRPEMQCFYVEAFGTLTEGLPIPHAPVHDVYLKSPLDTGTAAGEWFTLKPDAELAGDQRVDDAGSLTFQTGPLSAAHDFFGRPELTITLSSDAPVANLIARIVDIHPDGSATRVAFGVLNLTHRDGNGDPQPMQPGMRTQIRLLLDACGYRFKPGHRIRLSLSTAYWPMVLPSPTDAGLTLDIASLGLAMPKLGIHETFEMKQPDNPNPLPTYIEHAPGKTERKVVRDMSANRTDYMIYEDTGLFEHPDTGLSTRQLRDETWSISPGDPLSMTGTSVWTCDMQRPGWSVRTVSTSRIACTETEWLISASVVAYEGETQVFEKTFPQKAIRRDLM; via the coding sequence ATGACCGCCCGCCCCTTCACCGTCATCGAAAACCAATGGATCACTCTTGCCGACGGCACCCGGCTTGCCGCCCGCATTTGGATGCCGGATGGTGCGGACGCCGACCCCGTCCCCGCCGTCTTCGAATTCCTGCCCTATCGCAAGCGTGACGGAACCAGCCCGCGCGACGAATCCACCTATCCGGTTTTTGCCGCTGCCGGCATCGCGGGTGTCCGCGTCGATATCCGCGGCTCCGGGGAATCCGACGGCGTGATCGACGGCGAATATACCGAGCTGGAACTCGCCAATGCCTGCGAACTGATCGCCTGGATCGCGGACCAGCCCTGGTCGAACGGCTCGGTTGGCATGATGGGCATCTCCTGGGGTGGCTTCAACTGCCTGCAGGTCGCGGCCCTCGGGCCTCCGGCATTGAAGGCCGTCATCTCGATCGCCTCGACCACCGACCGCTACAATGACGACATTCACTACAAGAACGGCACGCATCTGTCGGCCCAGCTCTCCTGGGCCGGAACCATGCTCGCCTATCAGTCACGCGCGCCCGACCCCGAGATCGTCGGTGATCGCTGGCGCGACATGTGGAGGGAACGGCTGGAAAATGAGCCCTTCTTCATGGAGGAATGGCTCACCCACCAACGCCGTGACGGATTCTGGAAACACGGCTCGATCGGCGAGAATTTCTGCGCTGTCGAGGTGCCTTCGCTGGTGATCGCCGGCTGGGCCGACGGCTATCGAAACACGCCCCTTCTGGCCGTCGAAGGCATGAGCGACCGTGCCAAGGCCCTGATCGGCCCGTGGGTCCACAAATATCCGCATTTTGCCTGGCCCAAGCCCCGCGCCGACTTCCACGGCGAGGCCATAGCCTTCTGGAATCGCTGGCTGCGCGGCGAGGAAAACGGCGTGGAAAACCTGCCGCAAGCCCGTGCCTATATCCTCGAAGGACCCAAGCCTGCGCCGCGCCGCGATGTCGATCCCGGCTTCTGGATCTCCAAGGACACCTGGCAGCGGCCTGAAATGCAATGCTTCTACGTCGAAGCCTTCGGCACACTTACCGAAGGCCTGCCGATCCCGCATGCACCGGTCCATGACGTCTATCTGAAATCGCCGCTCGATACCGGCACCGCCGCCGGCGAATGGTTCACCCTGAAGCCCGACGCGGAACTCGCTGGCGACCAGCGTGTCGACGACGCCGGTTCGCTGACCTTCCAGACCGGACCACTATCGGCCGCACATGATTTCTTTGGTCGCCCGGAGCTTACCATAACCCTCAGCAGCGACGCGCCTGTGGCCAACCTGATTGCCCGCATCGTCGACATCCATCCCGACGGCTCGGCGACGCGCGTCGCCTTCGGCGTGCTCAACCTCACCCACCGCGACGGCAATGGCGATCCGCAGCCGATGCAGCCCGGCATGCGGACGCAGATCCGCCTGCTGCTGGACGCCTGCGGCTACCGATTCAAGCCAGGCCATCGCATCCGCCTGTCGCTCTCGACGGCCTACTGGCCGATGGTGCTGCCGTCTCCGACCGATGCCGGCCTCACCCTCGACATCGCCTCGCTCGGCCTCGCAATGCCGAAACTCGGGATCCATGAAACGTTCGAGATGAAACAGCCGGACAATCCCAATCCGCTGCCAACCTATATCGAGCATGCACCGGGCAAGACCGAGCGAAAGGTCGTCCGTGACATGTCCGCCAACCGCACGGACTATATGATCTACGAGGATACCGGCCTGTTCGAGCATCCGGACACCGGGCTTTCGACCCGCCAGCTGCGCGACGAGACCTGGTCGATCTCGCCAGGAGATCCTTTGTCGATGACAGGAACATCCGTCTGGACCTGCGACATGCAGCGACCCGGCTGGTCGGTGCG